One window of the Pleurocapsa minor HA4230-MV1 genome contains the following:
- a CDS encoding DUF4279 domain-containing protein, with amino-acid sequence MALADNQGSVRMLLDNDGNVVNNISMDNTYILKIHCKQQQIDTVTNILGLAPSRNEFSYWEFILIEKESDPYIDFVNKFLDLLEGKYEQLSKIGVERDGIEVWALYKYDQQCNLEFSPEQMKRLGEHGITFCISCWQSSEETYDE; translated from the coding sequence TTGGCGTTAGCGGATAATCAAGGTTCGGTGAGGATGCTGCTAGATAATGATGGTAACGTTGTAAATAACATTAGCATGGACAATACATATATTTTAAAAATTCATTGCAAGCAACAACAAATAGACACTGTTACCAATATTTTGGGTCTAGCTCCTTCTAGAAATGAATTCAGTTATTGGGAGTTCATTTTAATCGAGAAAGAATCAGACCCATATATAGACTTTGTGAATAAGTTTTTAGATTTATTAGAAGGTAAATATGAGCAACTTTCCAAGATTGGAGTAGAAAGAGATGGCATAGAAGTATGGGCGCTTTATAAATACGATCAGCAGTGCAACCTTGAATTTTCTCCTGAACAAATGAAGCGTTTAGGTGAACATGGAATTACATTTTGTATTTCGTGCTGGCAATCTTCGGAAGAGACATATGATGAATAA
- a CDS encoding PAS domain-containing protein — MNHAIPSLAKTEIIKQLGCFPAFLTPAIKSSLIYQSLVQQTLFAYINNPLPAQFKEKLFVVLSRYFGVSYFTICHSCTLRSLGISATEILALEKLQYPQSELEVAKDLEILNRQWRKEIGWQKNSETELSLLRCSSLIFLQPEQTASLSVELQELLGTVYYHYLVVLLGYIKLCHQWVRSNQNIEHQQDRRSQLHLGSLLLENIELAQFFTAEVRSATPLAVNRFQVKCCQNNQDHLAKANTNHSIAQVLLPQLRQKTPATLVNAPFPVMIHNRQGKIIHLNRNWLEASGYDTQELSTIQEWYQKAQIRQREIVKLPVKNDHQLCCQYIAPTDQTAIEANSALQQIVNSLIEIAPEVTQNKIKAQKKLVDAIRSEVTVATKDGAQLYWELYSTALSFESEADELVISIAKDITDFVHHEAKLAEVEAKLRLVLEATKTGNWSWDLTTNQVDVCHRGRTILGLENFDGSYESFLQSIISDQRESVDLEIAKAIQAHQELSVKYCVVKPNQKAVQIHTKGKLSYSARGKAVRLSGVVIDITSTNQSLRQQNNQLPSAIDSALCCDLSESDLLIMQENAVQSLSELRTVIDLLPYFLFVVDVNTNSISLMNSGLAASLALAKEAASGKTIAECFSLEYAQQINWQHQQVISYKQVLRVQEEVILPDGIHYFDTVVTPLYDADENIYALLRTSSDIPDLAATQEALSQRTIQLEAANRELESFSYSVSHDLQAPLRIINGFSQVLWENYLPNLDDRGKHYLQRIQANSKRMSDLIDALLQLSRVTRSQMKPVKVNLSAIAQDIIEELQAENPERQIEVKLAPNLETKGDPQLLRIVLSNLLHNAWKYTSKRSHPRIEFGIITENVPQPTYFIKDNGAGFDQTYVDKLFTAFQRLHSQADFPGTGIGLATVQRIIYRHGGQVWAKGECDRGATIYFSL, encoded by the coding sequence ATGAATCATGCTATTCCCAGCTTAGCAAAGACAGAAATAATTAAGCAGCTAGGTTGTTTTCCTGCATTTCTGACTCCTGCAATTAAGTCATCGCTAATTTATCAAAGCCTGGTACAGCAAACCTTATTTGCTTATATAAATAATCCTTTACCTGCTCAATTTAAAGAAAAGCTGTTTGTAGTCTTATCTCGCTATTTTGGAGTTAGTTATTTTACCATCTGCCATAGTTGTACGCTGCGATCGCTAGGCATCTCCGCCACAGAAATTCTGGCATTAGAAAAGCTGCAGTATCCCCAATCAGAGTTAGAAGTAGCAAAGGATCTCGAAATTCTTAACCGCCAATGGCGTAAAGAAATAGGATGGCAAAAGAATTCAGAGACGGAGTTGAGTTTACTGCGTTGTTCTAGCTTAATTTTCTTGCAACCTGAACAGACAGCTAGTTTATCAGTCGAGTTACAAGAACTGTTGGGGACTGTTTACTATCATTATTTGGTTGTTCTCTTAGGATATATCAAGCTCTGTCATCAATGGGTACGTAGCAATCAAAACATTGAACATCAACAAGATCGTCGCTCTCAACTACATCTTGGTTCTCTGCTTTTGGAAAACATCGAACTAGCTCAGTTTTTTACAGCGGAAGTGAGATCCGCAACCCCGTTAGCAGTTAATCGTTTCCAGGTAAAGTGTTGTCAAAATAACCAGGATCATCTAGCTAAAGCAAACACTAATCATTCAATAGCTCAAGTCTTATTGCCACAGTTAAGGCAAAAAACTCCTGCTACTCTAGTTAACGCACCTTTTCCCGTCATGATTCACAATCGGCAGGGGAAAATTATTCACCTCAATCGCAATTGGCTAGAAGCAAGTGGTTATGATACACAAGAACTATCGACGATTCAAGAATGGTATCAGAAAGCTCAGATTAGACAGAGAGAGATAGTTAAGCTACCAGTCAAAAACGATCATCAACTATGTTGCCAGTATATTGCTCCTACCGATCAAACGGCGATCGAGGCTAATTCTGCTTTGCAGCAAATTGTCAACTCATTAATTGAAATTGCTCCAGAAGTAACCCAAAATAAGATTAAGGCTCAAAAGAAACTGGTTGATGCGATTCGGAGTGAGGTAACAGTTGCCACTAAAGATGGCGCACAACTTTATTGGGAGCTATATTCAACCGCATTAAGCTTTGAAAGCGAGGCAGATGAATTGGTAATTTCCATCGCCAAAGATATCACCGATTTTGTTCATCATGAAGCCAAATTAGCTGAAGTAGAAGCCAAACTAAGATTAGTTTTAGAAGCGACGAAAACAGGTAACTGGAGTTGGGATTTAACGACAAATCAGGTTGATGTTTGCCACCGAGGTCGAACTATTTTAGGTTTAGAGAATTTTGATGGCAGTTACGAAAGTTTTTTACAATCGATTATCTCTGACCAAAGAGAATCGGTAGATCTAGAAATTGCCAAAGCAATTCAGGCGCACCAAGAATTAAGTGTTAAATATTGCGTGGTTAAACCTAATCAAAAAGCTGTGCAAATTCATACCAAAGGTAAGCTAAGCTATAGTGCTAGAGGTAAAGCAGTTCGCTTGTCTGGAGTAGTTATCGATATTACTTCAACGAATCAGAGTCTGAGGCAGCAAAACAATCAACTGCCATCAGCCATAGACTCTGCTTTATGTTGCGATTTGTCAGAATCTGATTTGTTGATTATGCAAGAAAACGCGGTTCAATCTTTGTCGGAATTAAGAACAGTAATAGACTTATTGCCTTACTTCTTATTTGTAGTAGATGTTAATACCAATAGCATATCTTTAATGAATTCTGGATTAGCCGCCAGCTTAGCTTTAGCAAAAGAGGCAGCAAGTGGCAAAACGATCGCCGAATGTTTTTCTTTAGAGTACGCTCAACAAATTAACTGGCAACATCAGCAGGTAATAAGCTACAAACAAGTGCTGCGTGTTCAGGAAGAAGTAATCTTGCCTGATGGTATTCACTATTTTGATACAGTGGTGACACCTCTCTACGATGCTGACGAAAACATTTATGCTCTACTGCGTACTTCCAGTGACATACCTGACTTAGCTGCTACTCAAGAAGCTCTATCTCAACGGACAATTCAGCTAGAAGCAGCCAACCGAGAATTAGAATCTTTTTCCTATTCTGTCTCCCATGATTTACAAGCGCCTCTAAGAATTATCAATGGCTTTAGTCAAGTACTTTGGGAAAATTACCTGCCCAATTTAGACGATCGCGGCAAACACTATCTCCAGAGGATTCAGGCAAACAGCAAGCGAATGAGCGACTTGATCGATGCTCTGTTACAGTTATCACGAGTCACTCGCAGTCAAATGAAGCCTGTTAAAGTAAATTTAAGTGCGATCGCTCAAGATATTATTGAAGAATTACAAGCAGAAAACCCCGAACGTCAGATAGAAGTAAAACTTGCTCCTAATTTAGAAACCAAAGGCGATCCCCAACTACTGAGAATCGTTTTGTCCAACTTACTCCATAATGCTTGGAAATATACTTCCAAGCGATCGCATCCTCGGATTGAATTTGGCATCATTACCGAAAATGTTCCCCAGCCTACCTATTTTATTAAAGATAACGGCGCAGGATTCGATCAAACCTATGTCGATAAATTATTCACTGCTTTCCAAAGACTTCATAGTCAGGCCGATTTTCCTGGTACAGGTATTGGACTAGCCACTGTACAGCGGATTATCTATCGTCATGGTGGTCAAGTTTGGGCAAAAGGAGAATGCGATCGTGGCGCAACTATTTATTTTTCTCTTTAA